In Thermococcus camini, a genomic segment contains:
- the hydG gene encoding NADPH-dependent hydrogenase/sulfhydrogenase 1 subunit gamma: protein MSEVVPREIMMPNENPYALHRVKVLKVYPLTEKEKLFLFRFEDPELAEKWTFKPGQFVQLTIPGIGEVPISICSSAMRKGFFELCIRKAGRVTTVIHRLQPGDTVLVRGPYGNGFPVDDWEGMDLLLIAAGLGTAPLRSVFLYAMDNRWKYGNITFINTARYGKDLLFYKELEAMKDLAEAENVKIIQSVTRDPEWPGLHGRPQNFIVEANTNPKNTAVAICGPPRMYKAVFESLINYGYRPENIFVTLERKMKCGIGKCGHCNVGTSTSWKYICKDGPVFTYFDIVSTPGLLD, encoded by the coding sequence ATGAGCGAGGTAGTTCCCAGGGAGATTATGATGCCCAACGAAAACCCCTACGCGCTCCACAGGGTCAAGGTTCTCAAGGTTTATCCGCTCACCGAGAAGGAGAAGCTGTTCCTGTTCAGGTTTGAGGACCCAGAGCTGGCCGAGAAGTGGACCTTCAAGCCGGGACAGTTCGTCCAGCTCACCATCCCCGGCATCGGTGAGGTTCCGATAAGCATATGCTCCTCCGCGATGAGGAAGGGCTTCTTCGAGCTCTGCATCAGGAAGGCTGGAAGGGTCACCACGGTCATCCACAGACTCCAGCCCGGAGATACAGTCCTCGTCCGCGGCCCCTACGGCAACGGCTTCCCCGTTGACGACTGGGAGGGCATGGATCTGCTCCTAATCGCCGCTGGCCTTGGAACCGCCCCGCTCAGGAGCGTCTTCCTCTACGCCATGGACAACCGATGGAAGTACGGCAACATAACCTTCATCAACACCGCCCGCTATGGAAAGGACCTTCTGTTCTACAAGGAGCTTGAGGCCATGAAGGACCTTGCCGAGGCCGAGAACGTCAAGATAATCCAGAGCGTAACCAGAGACCCCGAGTGGCCGGGACTTCACGGAAGGCCGCAGAACTTTATAGTTGAGGCCAACACCAACCCGAAGAACACAGCCGTTGCCATATGCGGCCCGCCGAGGATGTACAAGGCCGTCTTCGAGTCCCTCATCAACTACGGTTACAGGCCTGAGAACATATTCGTCACGCTGGAGAGGAAGATGAAGTGCGGAATAGGAAAGTGCGGCCACTGCAACGTCGGAACGAGCACGAGCTGGAAGTACATCTGCAAGGACGGCCCGGTCTTCACGTACTTCGACATAGTATCAACACCTGGCTTACTGGACTGA
- the hydB gene encoding NADPH-dependent hydrogenase/sulfhydrogenase 1 subunit beta, translating into MRYVKLPKENTYAFLERLKEWGKLYAPVKISEKFYDFREIDDVKQVEFSYNRTIMPPKKFFFLPREKLFEFNLTKAEYREVIEDVEPFVLFGLHACDIFGLKVLDTVYLDELPDKYYKVRREKGIIIGISCMPDEYCFCNLRETDFADDGFDLFLHELPDGWLVRVGTPTGHRIVDKNIKLFEEVTTEDICNFREFENKRSKAFKYHEDWSNLRYLLELEMEHPMWDEQAEICLACGNCNTTCPTCRCYEVQDIVSLDGETGYRERRWDSCQLRSHGLVAGNHNFRPTKKSRFRNRYLCKNSYNEKLGISFCVGCGRCTYFCPAGISFVKNLRTIMGLEEKTCPSEISEEIPKRGFAYASEIRGEDI; encoded by the coding sequence TTGAGATACGTTAAGCTCCCGAAGGAGAACACCTACGCGTTCCTTGAAAGGCTCAAGGAGTGGGGCAAACTCTACGCCCCGGTTAAGATATCCGAGAAGTTCTACGACTTCAGGGAGATAGACGACGTCAAACAGGTGGAGTTCAGCTACAACAGAACGATAATGCCGCCGAAGAAGTTCTTCTTCCTTCCCAGGGAGAAGCTCTTCGAGTTCAACCTCACCAAAGCCGAGTACAGGGAGGTCATAGAGGACGTCGAGCCCTTTGTGCTCTTCGGCCTTCACGCCTGCGACATCTTCGGCCTCAAGGTGCTCGACACCGTTTACCTCGACGAGCTACCGGATAAGTACTACAAGGTTCGCAGGGAGAAGGGCATCATCATAGGCATCAGCTGTATGCCCGACGAGTACTGCTTCTGCAACCTCCGTGAGACGGATTTTGCCGACGACGGCTTCGACCTCTTCCTCCACGAGCTCCCGGACGGCTGGCTCGTAAGGGTCGGCACGCCAACAGGCCACAGGATAGTGGACAAGAACATCAAGCTCTTCGAGGAGGTCACCACCGAGGACATCTGCAACTTCCGCGAGTTCGAGAACAAACGCTCGAAGGCCTTCAAGTACCACGAGGACTGGAGCAATCTGCGTTACCTGCTCGAGCTCGAAATGGAGCACCCGATGTGGGACGAGCAGGCTGAGATATGCCTCGCCTGCGGCAACTGCAACACCACCTGCCCGACCTGCCGCTGCTACGAGGTTCAGGACATAGTCAGCCTCGACGGTGAAACCGGCTACCGCGAGAGGCGCTGGGACTCCTGCCAGCTCAGGAGCCACGGCCTCGTTGCGGGAAACCACAACTTCAGGCCGACCAAGAAGAGCCGCTTCCGCAACAGGTACCTCTGTAAGAACTCCTACAACGAGAAACTCGGCATAAGCTTCTGTGTCGGCTGCGGCAGGTGCACCTACTTCTGCCCGGCGGGTATAAGCTTCGTGAAGAACCTGCGCACGATCATGGGACTTGAGGAGAAGACCTGTCCGTCCGAGATAAGCGAGGAAATCCCGAAGAGGGGATTCGCCTATGCCTCGGAGATAAGGGGTGAGGACATATGA
- a CDS encoding WD40 repeat domain-containing protein, with protein MRRYHWRAIPFILFIILSAVEPVLAEPAWSWHYHDDCIVFSAAFNDNGDLGLGFGYYAIILGRDGERLLRAPVRGFAYSSALSDNDTLIIGTDGHWIQFFAPEKGLVNEYRADDVVWSVDISPDGKYAVAGSGDGNVYFFRGTELAWKHNTGAFVWSVDLSGDQVVAGNDNGDLVALRADGSEIFSAHLNGTIKKVSASPERIVVLVLAPDGSWSEVVSLNWRGELLWTKHFNGKLMDMSFDGSSVAVAGAVNSVILLDGDGNEVYSVPFLLEAFDVDTARGYTIVAGGDDAFFIGPDGNVLWDYYPNETVERVAISKDARYLAVTHRVHGKDICEGTVDFAVLGGGSPTETTTGAEGKSDLGNPLVAGGILALVAALAVLMWREMRE; from the coding sequence ATGAGAAGGTACCATTGGAGGGCAATCCCGTTCATCCTGTTCATTATCCTGTCTGCTGTAGAGCCCGTTTTGGCCGAGCCGGCCTGGAGCTGGCACTACCACGATGACTGCATCGTCTTCTCGGCGGCATTCAACGACAACGGCGACCTGGGCCTTGGCTTTGGATACTACGCGATAATCCTAGGCCGCGATGGTGAGAGGCTTCTCCGTGCTCCCGTGAGGGGCTTTGCATACTCCTCCGCCCTGAGCGACAACGATACCCTCATCATCGGGACAGACGGCCACTGGATACAGTTCTTCGCTCCCGAGAAGGGGCTCGTGAACGAGTACAGGGCAGACGATGTTGTCTGGAGCGTTGATATAAGCCCCGACGGAAAGTACGCGGTTGCGGGGAGTGGCGATGGGAACGTTTATTTCTTCAGGGGAACCGAGCTTGCGTGGAAACACAACACGGGCGCCTTCGTGTGGAGCGTTGATCTCTCCGGAGACCAGGTGGTGGCGGGAAACGACAACGGCGACCTTGTGGCACTCCGCGCGGATGGCTCCGAAATCTTCTCGGCGCACCTAAACGGGACCATCAAGAAGGTCTCGGCCTCCCCGGAGAGGATAGTCGTCCTGGTGCTGGCCCCCGACGGGTCGTGGAGCGAGGTTGTCTCCCTCAACTGGAGGGGGGAACTCCTGTGGACGAAGCACTTCAACGGGAAGCTCATGGACATGTCCTTTGACGGCAGCAGCGTGGCCGTTGCGGGGGCCGTGAACAGCGTCATCCTGCTTGACGGGGATGGAAATGAGGTTTACTCCGTGCCGTTCCTGCTCGAGGCGTTCGACGTGGACACTGCGAGGGGCTACACGATAGTCGCCGGCGGGGACGACGCGTTCTTCATAGGGCCCGACGGGAACGTGCTCTGGGACTACTACCCGAACGAGACCGTTGAACGTGTGGCCATCTCGAAGGACGCCCGCTACCTGGCGGTCACCCACAGGGTTCACGGGAAGGACATCTGCGAGGGTACCGTTGATTTTGCCGTCCTTGGCGGGGGTTCTCCCACTGAGACGACAACTGGGGCAGAGGGTAAGAGTGACCTCGGAAACCCCCTCGTTGCCGGTGGAATACTGGCCCTCGTGGCGGCTCTAGCGGTGCTCATGTGGAGGGAGATGAGAGAGTGA
- a CDS encoding ABC transporter ATP-binding protein: MEGDERVRAIIEAVNLTKRYGDFTAVDGISFEVKRGEIFGFLGPNGAGKTTTVRMLSTLTPITEGEAYIDGHDVRREKLAVKRSIGVVQDVSNLYDELTVEENLRFLARLYDAPMENVSRLIKDFNLPARKKFGKLSSGYKRRAAIVAALIHEPPVIFLDEPTVALDVQSAKMVRAMVRLLNKEGKTIFLTTHNMAEAETLPHRIAIINRGKIVAIGGRNELRKLVGGGVRVRLRLEPLGNKLLRLLEHYSPKPDGDSIVVTVDDTDRFLDEFWQWKEELGFRVLHLSTELPSIEEVFLQLTESNEDRERPCTCGGCPL, encoded by the coding sequence GTGGAGGGAGATGAGAGAGTGAGGGCCATAATAGAGGCTGTAAACCTGACCAAGCGCTACGGAGACTTCACCGCCGTCGATGGAATAAGCTTTGAGGTGAAGCGGGGGGAAATATTCGGATTCCTCGGCCCCAACGGAGCTGGCAAGACGACGACGGTCAGAATGCTCTCCACGCTGACTCCTATAACGGAGGGGGAGGCCTACATTGACGGCCACGACGTCCGTCGTGAAAAACTGGCCGTGAAGAGGAGTATCGGCGTTGTGCAGGACGTGTCGAACCTCTACGATGAGCTCACCGTGGAGGAAAACCTCCGCTTCCTGGCCAGGCTTTACGATGCTCCCATGGAGAACGTCTCCCGGCTGATAAAGGACTTCAACCTTCCGGCAAGGAAGAAGTTCGGGAAGCTGAGTTCTGGATACAAAAGAAGAGCAGCCATAGTGGCTGCCCTCATACACGAGCCACCGGTGATTTTCCTGGACGAGCCCACAGTAGCCCTGGACGTCCAGTCAGCTAAGATGGTTAGAGCAATGGTCAGGCTTCTCAACAAGGAGGGGAAGACGATATTCCTGACGACCCACAATATGGCGGAGGCCGAGACGTTGCCTCACAGGATAGCCATAATCAACAGGGGAAAGATAGTGGCTATAGGCGGAAGGAACGAGCTGAGGAAGCTGGTCGGGGGTGGAGTGAGGGTGCGCCTTCGCCTTGAGCCCCTGGGCAACAAACTGCTGCGCCTCCTCGAGCATTACTCGCCCAAACCGGACGGAGATTCAATTGTTGTAACCGTTGATGACACCGATAGGTTTCTCGATGAGTTCTGGCAATGGAAGGAAGAGCTTGGCTTCAGGGTTCTCCACCTCTCAACCGAGCTGCCCAGCATAGAGGAGGTGTTCCTTCAGCTGACCGAGAGCAACGAGGATCGCGAGAGACCCTGCACCTGTGGGGGGTGTCCGCTGTGA
- a CDS encoding ABC transporter permease gives MKVVPIMAKELREYLLKPGSISWGLIFPLVFTLSFIVRFGDIDHLAPGLVSISALFATTSFVASSLIFERRLKTFERLLLAPVSYGEIILAKVLVGALFGLMVSLITLALVRYFMVYPVWSWPLTVAFVLLANLTFSALGVYVSLAVENPINVMTWLNVIRLPMIFTSGALASLTLFPAWFMAIGLLTPMTYSVEGLRYALLGYYDVVPPLYSLSLLLLIALGLILLSVRALRKAY, from the coding sequence GTGAAGGTCGTCCCTATAATGGCCAAGGAACTCAGGGAGTACCTGCTCAAGCCGGGTTCGATAAGCTGGGGGCTGATATTCCCCCTCGTCTTCACGCTCTCCTTCATAGTCCGCTTCGGCGACATCGACCACCTCGCCCCGGGCCTGGTGAGCATCTCAGCCCTATTCGCCACGACTTCCTTCGTTGCCTCCTCCCTGATATTTGAGCGCAGGCTCAAGACCTTCGAGCGTCTCCTGCTGGCACCGGTGAGCTACGGCGAGATAATCCTCGCCAAGGTTCTGGTGGGGGCTCTCTTTGGGCTGATGGTGAGCCTCATAACCCTTGCCCTGGTGAGGTACTTCATGGTTTATCCCGTCTGGAGCTGGCCGCTGACGGTTGCTTTTGTGCTCCTTGCCAACCTGACCTTCTCCGCTTTGGGCGTCTACGTTTCTCTGGCCGTTGAGAACCCGATAAACGTCATGACTTGGCTCAACGTGATAAGGCTGCCGATGATATTCACAAGCGGCGCGCTGGCATCGCTGACGCTCTTTCCCGCGTGGTTCATGGCGATTGGTCTCCTGACCCCGATGACCTACTCCGTTGAGGGGCTCCGCTATGCCCTCCTAGGCTACTACGACGTGGTTCCACCGCTTTATTCGCTCTCCCTCCTGCTCCTGATAGCCCTGGGACTTATTCTCCTCTCAGTGAGAGCCCTGCGAAAGGCCTATTAG
- a CDS encoding ABC transporter substrate-binding protein, whose amino-acid sequence MKRTALLLLVLLIGAVVASGCLNGGGTSTTPRTTPSTTPSKTPTETTTIPTETEKPYYPITVTDFANRTLTIEKPPERVVTLAPSITEDLYYLGLFDRVVGVTDFDDFPAGVANVTRVGGYGQYANLEVIASLNPDLILVDSYSMTILEDLQRIAPVLVVDPHSIDDIPRAVDLLGRVFNAEEGAKRTTAEFQAGVEEISSAVKDEPRLKVFYVVWNNPLMTAGGGTFISDVIKLAGGTNIFNDTTGWPTVSPEQVIERDPDVIILTPHCGMTVQDVYNGPLAGTSAARNGMVYIIENENDLIHPSPRVVRGLETVARLLHPEAFKVEYPLTVTDFAGREVTIESEPMRIVTLAPSITEGLFYIGAGDKVIGVTDYDDFPPAVRNITRIGGYGKYANLEAIASLEPDLILADGFSLEILGSLEKIAPVVVIDPKNLSQVYDALELLGRVTNREEGARAVVAEMKARVAYVTSMVSDQPKVKTFFLLSYYNGYWTSGKGTFIDDLIRLAGGENIFGDVSGWGAASEEQIIARNPEVIIISPNAGIKPEDLCSGPLAEVDAVKNRRVYVLSDENLVVRPGPRIVHGLEEIAEYLHPDVFNLQPQPLACNATAETGG is encoded by the coding sequence ATGAAGAGAACCGCCCTTCTGCTCCTGGTGCTCCTCATCGGAGCCGTCGTTGCCTCGGGCTGTCTGAACGGTGGAGGGACATCAACCACTCCGAGAACGACTCCCAGCACTACCCCGAGCAAGACTCCAACCGAAACGACTACCATACCCACCGAGACCGAGAAGCCGTACTATCCAATAACCGTAACGGACTTCGCCAACAGAACCCTCACGATTGAGAAACCCCCTGAGCGCGTTGTGACGCTGGCCCCGAGCATCACAGAGGACCTCTACTACCTCGGTCTCTTTGACAGAGTCGTTGGGGTTACGGACTTCGATGATTTTCCAGCAGGAGTTGCCAACGTCACCCGCGTGGGCGGTTACGGCCAGTACGCCAACCTTGAAGTGATAGCATCGCTCAACCCAGACCTGATACTGGTGGACAGTTACTCCATGACGATCCTCGAAGACCTCCAGAGGATAGCCCCTGTTCTCGTGGTCGATCCACACAGCATCGATGACATCCCAAGGGCCGTCGACCTCTTAGGCAGAGTCTTCAACGCCGAAGAGGGGGCAAAGAGGACAACCGCAGAGTTTCAGGCGGGGGTAGAGGAGATAAGCTCGGCGGTGAAGGACGAGCCCAGGCTCAAGGTCTTCTACGTCGTCTGGAACAACCCGCTCATGACCGCCGGCGGCGGAACCTTCATAAGCGACGTCATAAAGCTCGCAGGGGGAACCAACATCTTCAACGACACCACCGGCTGGCCGACGGTGAGTCCCGAGCAGGTCATCGAGCGCGACCCGGACGTCATAATCCTCACCCCTCACTGTGGCATGACCGTCCAGGACGTCTACAACGGCCCGCTCGCCGGCACCAGCGCCGCGAGGAATGGAATGGTTTACATCATCGAGAACGAGAACGACCTGATACACCCGAGCCCGCGCGTCGTCAGGGGCCTTGAGACCGTTGCCAGGCTCCTCCACCCGGAGGCCTTTAAGGTCGAGTACCCGCTCACCGTGACCGACTTCGCGGGCAGGGAGGTGACCATCGAGAGCGAGCCTATGAGAATAGTCACCCTGGCTCCAAGCATAACGGAGGGCCTCTTCTACATAGGTGCGGGCGACAAGGTCATCGGGGTTACCGACTACGATGACTTCCCGCCGGCGGTTAGGAACATCACCAGGATAGGCGGCTACGGCAAGTACGCCAACCTCGAGGCCATAGCATCGCTCGAGCCGGACCTCATTCTCGCGGACGGCTTCTCGCTGGAGATACTCGGGAGCCTGGAGAAGATAGCGCCGGTCGTCGTAATTGACCCCAAGAACCTAAGTCAGGTCTACGACGCCCTTGAGCTCCTCGGAAGAGTAACCAACCGCGAGGAGGGCGCGAGAGCGGTCGTAGCCGAGATGAAGGCCAGAGTAGCCTACGTCACTTCCATGGTCTCAGACCAGCCAAAGGTCAAGACCTTCTTCCTCCTGAGCTATTACAACGGCTACTGGACCTCTGGCAAGGGAACCTTCATCGATGACCTCATAAGGCTCGCGGGCGGCGAGAACATCTTCGGCGATGTGAGCGGCTGGGGAGCGGCGAGCGAGGAGCAGATAATAGCCAGGAACCCCGAGGTCATAATAATCTCACCCAACGCGGGAATAAAGCCCGAAGACCTCTGCTCCGGCCCCCTCGCGGAAGTCGATGCGGTGAAGAACAGAAGGGTCTACGTCCTCAGCGACGAGAACCTGGTCGTGAGGCCCGGGCCGAGGATAGTGCACGGGCTGGAGGAGATAGCGGAGTACCTCCACCCCGACGTCTTTAACCTTCAGCCCCAGCCCCTGGCCTGCAACGCAACGGCCGAGACCGGGGGCTGA
- a CDS encoding CBS domain-containing protein has product MVIIPRPIEPQEIRRIRKELGITQEELAEKAGVTQAYIAKLETGKVDPRLSTFNRILQALLECKKAQLTARDVMSSPVLSVKPYDSVENVIKLMNEHNISQIPVIAGNKVVGSVTERTLVRQSLEYEDIYDHKVMEVMEEPFPIVNEDEDLEVVKYLLEEHPAVLVQNREGRITGIITRVDIFRIGKGRG; this is encoded by the coding sequence ATGGTGATAATTCCCCGACCGATAGAACCGCAGGAGATAAGGCGAATTCGCAAGGAGCTCGGAATAACCCAGGAGGAGCTTGCGGAGAAGGCAGGGGTCACGCAGGCGTACATCGCCAAGCTGGAGACCGGAAAGGTGGACCCGCGACTCTCGACCTTCAACCGAATCCTCCAGGCTCTGCTCGAGTGTAAGAAGGCCCAGCTGACTGCGAGGGACGTCATGTCATCCCCGGTTCTCTCAGTCAAACCCTACGACAGCGTTGAGAACGTTATAAAGCTCATGAACGAACACAACATATCCCAGATTCCGGTCATAGCGGGCAACAAGGTCGTTGGCTCCGTCACGGAGAGAACCCTCGTCAGGCAGAGCCTCGAGTACGAGGACATCTACGACCACAAGGTTATGGAGGTCATGGAAGAGCCGTTCCCGATAGTGAACGAGGACGAAGACCTGGAGGTCGTCAAGTACCTCCTGGAGGAGCACCCAGCTGTTCTCGTCCAGAACAGGGAGGGCAGGATAACCGGCATCATCACGCGGGTGGATATATTCAGGATAGGGAAAGGCCGCGGCTGA
- a CDS encoding DMT family transporter: MDGLILGVLAALASAFSWAASTILIKAGMRDKSPVAANIFRLYAVSAMFVAIFLINGTFSKVAELPAKLLAVAFISGAFGFVIGDYFYLNALKMMGVSRTVPITSTYPLWAILWAFLFLGRDVSAQIIVGAALVVSAIVVVRKAEEEERINPKGFLFAILAPISWSFAILTMDWLTGYVDVLTLAGIRMMFAALAVSLFLPRYAGELRRITLREALLLTGAAATGLLLGQYLFVYSINLVGSQISAPVSAINPIIASTLAILVLKEPPNRRILEGLILAVLGVILISTG, translated from the coding sequence ATGGACGGCTTAATCCTCGGAGTCTTGGCGGCGCTGGCATCGGCATTCTCGTGGGCGGCATCGACGATACTGATAAAAGCCGGAATGCGGGACAAGAGCCCGGTGGCAGCCAACATATTCCGCCTCTACGCCGTCTCAGCGATGTTTGTGGCCATCTTCCTGATAAACGGCACCTTCTCGAAGGTCGCCGAGCTGCCGGCAAAGCTGCTCGCGGTCGCGTTCATCTCCGGTGCCTTCGGCTTCGTCATAGGCGACTACTTCTACCTCAACGCCCTCAAGATGATGGGCGTCTCAAGAACCGTCCCGATAACCTCCACCTACCCGCTGTGGGCCATACTGTGGGCCTTCCTCTTCCTCGGGAGAGATGTAAGTGCCCAGATAATAGTGGGCGCCGCGCTGGTGGTTTCCGCGATAGTGGTCGTGAGGAAGGCGGAGGAGGAAGAGAGGATAAACCCAAAGGGATTTCTCTTCGCGATCTTAGCCCCAATCTCATGGAGCTTCGCGATACTCACCATGGACTGGCTCACAGGTTACGTGGACGTGCTCACACTCGCGGGGATAAGAATGATGTTCGCGGCCCTGGCCGTGTCGCTGTTCCTGCCGAGGTACGCGGGTGAGCTGAGGAGGATAACCCTCCGGGAAGCGCTCCTCCTGACCGGCGCCGCGGCCACCGGCCTGCTCCTCGGGCAGTACCTCTTCGTCTACTCGATAAACCTCGTGGGCTCCCAGATATCGGCCCCCGTTTCGGCTATAAACCCCATAATAGCCTCCACCCTGGCGATATTAGTCCTCAAAGAACCGCCCAACAGGAGGATACTCGAGGGACTGATCCTGGCAGTTCTCGGGGTAATACTAATCTCCACCGGCTGA
- a CDS encoding DUF2226 domain-containing protein: protein MQLPDKGPFMENVVATSAGELGALIQKALSQGNGAFLKIFARSAEGKYYITVLLDRSKVLAAECLVVDTKQNLSGEEAIRVLKSSVGKPMVVDVYTLDELELKLSVADNIDAYTQTPKVPLDELFKVPGEGPPAEPAKREEPAERGAAMAATVGAAVTSQPLAVEAEKPKPAPTPAGKPEVVVNLTGGSIPEKAFQVYAEDLLKEAKRIKGLTINRIEFDASVGEGVVYLNVHIHGNSTGDSRDIEVAEKRMLHAVSKYAPVLLREAEIKPIIRDVGIIIDGQELKPQEIVDRDKKKTGNVTKDGRISLSVLEDVWPYFSAYARTVVTEIESAGIKIDKAHFDIRGRKEFEINLSLVVETGMTKDSVQRIVKDILNRHARELGRSLKRYITVHSIEVETVSKASVSGSAAVPVAVETSGKAAEIIAKKELLEKEVEQLLKQAGIDELSVLTEEKKKESEETMLKSRIEPAVETLKNRVHAELKLVPRVTFKWLKLNHEIKGSTVYVDIEASFLRENVGGLFGSFSGVSDEKIKQDIAATIQRVIKDVSREYGIAINMRRLNIILR from the coding sequence ATGCAGCTGCCAGACAAGGGGCCATTCATGGAGAACGTGGTAGCAACCTCCGCAGGGGAGCTGGGAGCGCTCATTCAGAAGGCGCTTTCCCAGGGCAACGGGGCTTTTCTAAAGATATTTGCCAGGAGCGCAGAAGGTAAGTACTACATAACCGTCCTCCTTGACAGGTCAAAGGTGCTCGCAGCGGAGTGCCTCGTGGTTGACACGAAGCAGAACCTCTCGGGAGAGGAAGCAATCAGGGTGCTGAAGTCATCCGTTGGCAAACCAATGGTCGTTGACGTTTATACCCTCGATGAACTCGAGCTCAAACTGTCCGTGGCGGATAATATCGACGCATACACTCAGACCCCAAAAGTCCCGCTGGATGAACTCTTCAAAGTCCCCGGCGAGGGGCCTCCCGCAGAGCCCGCAAAGAGGGAGGAACCCGCTGAGAGGGGGGCAGCGATGGCAGCAACGGTGGGAGCCGCGGTGACCTCCCAGCCCCTGGCGGTGGAGGCAGAAAAGCCCAAGCCCGCCCCAACCCCTGCGGGGAAGCCCGAGGTTGTGGTCAACCTGACCGGTGGGAGCATACCTGAGAAGGCATTCCAGGTCTATGCAGAGGACCTCCTCAAGGAGGCCAAGAGGATAAAGGGTCTTACAATAAACAGAATAGAGTTCGATGCCAGCGTGGGAGAGGGCGTTGTCTATCTTAACGTCCACATCCACGGAAACTCCACCGGCGATTCAAGGGACATAGAAGTGGCGGAGAAGAGGATGCTCCACGCCGTTAGCAAGTACGCCCCCGTTCTCCTCAGGGAGGCCGAGATAAAGCCGATAATTAGGGATGTGGGCATAATCATCGACGGCCAGGAGCTCAAGCCCCAGGAGATAGTGGACAGGGACAAGAAGAAGACCGGAAACGTCACAAAGGACGGGAGGATTTCCCTGTCCGTTCTTGAGGACGTGTGGCCGTACTTCAGCGCCTACGCCAGGACCGTTGTGACGGAGATAGAAAGCGCGGGGATAAAGATCGACAAGGCCCACTTCGACATCAGGGGCCGGAAGGAGTTCGAGATAAACCTGTCCCTCGTGGTTGAGACCGGTATGACCAAGGATTCCGTCCAGAGAATAGTCAAGGACATCCTGAACAGGCACGCAAGGGAGCTCGGAAGAAGTCTGAAGCGCTATATAACCGTTCACAGCATAGAGGTTGAAACGGTGTCAAAGGCGAGTGTCTCAGGTTCTGCAGCTGTCCCTGTGGCCGTTGAGACCAGCGGCAAGGCCGCGGAGATAATCGCCAAGAAGGAACTCCTGGAGAAGGAGGTCGAGCAGCTCCTTAAACAGGCTGGAATAGATGAGCTCTCCGTCCTCACGGAGGAAAAGAAGAAGGAAAGCGAGGAAACCATGCTGAAGAGCCGCATAGAACCCGCAGTGGAGACCCTAAAGAACAGGGTTCACGCGGAGCTCAAGCTCGTCCCGCGCGTCACGTTCAAATGGCTCAAACTCAACCACGAAATCAAGGGTTCCACCGTTTACGTTGATATCGAGGCCAGCTTCCTCAGGGAAAACGTTGGAGGCCTCTTCGGTTCGTTCTCCGGAGTCTCCGACGAAAAAATAAAGCAGGACATAGCGGCGACGATTCAGCGGGTCATCAAGGACGTGTCCAGGGAGTACGGAATCGCGATCAACATGCGGAGATTGAACATAATCCTCCGCTGA